One Bacteroidota bacterium DNA segment encodes these proteins:
- a CDS encoding fumarylacetoacetate hydrolase family protein — protein MKIICIGRNYAEHAKEMNSAVPTEPVLFMKPETAYLKAGEKFYYPEFSKEIHHEVELVLRISKMGKHIDEQFANRYYEEIGIGIDFTARDLQIKMKEKGLPWEKAKAFDSSAPVGKFLPVHSFPDLKNIDFRLDVNGKTVQQGNTKNMLFSFDQLLSYSSKFFTLKKGDLVFTGTPEGVGPVKIGDKLEAYIGEEKCLELEVK, from the coding sequence ATGAAAATAATCTGCATCGGCCGCAACTACGCTGAACACGCTAAAGAGATGAACAGCGCTGTTCCCACCGAACCTGTTCTGTTCATGAAACCGGAAACGGCTTATCTGAAAGCAGGAGAAAAATTTTACTACCCGGAATTCTCGAAAGAAATTCATCATGAAGTGGAATTGGTGCTGCGCATTTCGAAAATGGGAAAACACATTGACGAACAATTCGCAAACCGCTATTACGAAGAAATAGGAATAGGAATTGATTTCACTGCACGTGATCTGCAAATAAAAATGAAAGAGAAAGGATTGCCCTGGGAAAAAGCAAAAGCATTCGACAGTTCTGCTCCCGTAGGAAAATTTCTTCCCGTACATTCTTTTCCCGATCTTAAAAATATTGATTTCCGTCTTGATGTGAATGGAAAAACAGTGCAGCAGGGAAATACAAAAAACATGCTCTTCTCCTTCGACCAACTACTCTCCTACTCTTCAAAATTTTTCACGCTAAAGAAAGGCGATCTTGTTTTTACAGGAACGCCCGAAGGCGTGGGGCCGGTGAAAATTGGCGATAAACTGGAAGCGTATATCGGGGAAGAGAAGTGTTTGGAGCTGGAGGTGAAATAA